One window of Sphingobacteriales bacterium genomic DNA carries:
- a CDS encoding bile acid:sodium symporter family protein: MSNSAFFSDFFLPGALALVMLGMGLTLTFDDFKRVFNHPRGLLIGLGAQMILLPLIAFLIAFTFPLTPEAKVGLILIAACPGGSSSNLVNHLLKGNVALSISLTALNSLLTLFTIPVVVNLGMNIFLGKSHEFELPMGHTMLNIFCFTILPALIGVYLRGKFPMTAQKVERPLRYLLPVVLFIAFYGIIFFDQKDNHTHLSDLVGLLPIALVLNVMGMAAGYYLSVIGKQGKKVRTTVAVEVGLQNSSLAIFIATTLLKSTGMAVVGVLYGITSFFVTVLIGWFIYKFVEE; the protein is encoded by the coding sequence GTGAGCAATAGCGCTTTCTTTTCCGACTTTTTTCTTCCGGGCGCTTTGGCTTTGGTGATGCTGGGAATGGGGCTTACGCTCACCTTCGACGACTTTAAAAGGGTATTTAACCATCCTCGAGGATTGCTTATTGGGTTAGGGGCACAGATGATTTTACTCCCCTTGATAGCTTTTTTAATCGCATTTACCTTCCCTTTAACACCTGAAGCAAAAGTAGGTTTGATTTTGATTGCAGCCTGTCCGGGTGGTTCGTCTTCCAACCTGGTCAATCATTTGCTGAAAGGCAATGTTGCGCTTTCAATTTCGCTGACTGCATTAAACAGTTTGCTCACCTTATTTACCATTCCAGTTGTTGTTAATCTGGGGATGAATATTTTTTTGGGCAAAAGCCACGAGTTTGAATTACCGATGGGGCATACCATGCTCAACATTTTTTGCTTTACCATCCTTCCGGCATTGATTGGTGTTTATCTTAGAGGAAAATTTCCTATGACCGCCCAAAAAGTCGAACGCCCTTTGAGATATTTATTGCCTGTCGTATTATTTATTGCTTTCTATGGAATTATTTTCTTTGACCAAAAAGACAATCATACACATTTATCAGACTTGGTTGGGCTTTTGCCAATTGCCCTCGTTTTAAATGTTATGGGTATGGCGGCCGGATATTATCTATCTGTTATTGGGAAACAAGGTAAAAAAGTCCGAACTACTGTTGCAGTAGAAGTTGGTTTGCAAAACAGTTCTCTCGCTATCTTTATCGCTACAACCTTGTTAAAAAGCACCGGTATGGCAGTCGTTGGTGTTTTGTATGGCATTACCTCTTTTTTCGTTACTGTCCTGATTGGCTGGTTCATATACAAGTTTGTTGAAGAATAG
- a CDS encoding type IX secretion system membrane protein PorP/SprF gives MKRILLLSCLLLTFCTYLHAQRDTRYTQYMFNQQMLNPGYTGSTESLSFTGIGRLQWVGIEGAPKSVGLSAHSPLGKQKKFGVGGYIAYDKIGVHNQTSAYASYAYKFILGESRLVIGLQGGIDYLRSDFTQVTGNENIDITIDNAFADNQRNLLPNFGLGLYFYKPNVYYLGVSAPHLLNNNLRSDSGVETLAHQYRHYYAMGGVVIGNGDFKVRPSFLVKSVPSQAPVQLDASLLFLIKEVVWFGASYRTAFGNKDPFAQSESIDAIIAFQLPKGLKLGYAYDYTLSKLNNYTSGSHEVMVGLDIKGRTDRFITPRYF, from the coding sequence ATGAAACGAATACTACTATTAAGTTGCCTGCTTTTAACATTCTGTACTTATCTTCATGCACAGAGGGATACCCGATATACGCAGTATATGTTTAATCAACAAATGCTTAATCCGGGTTATACAGGAAGTACAGAGAGTTTGAGTTTTACCGGTATTGGAAGGTTACAATGGGTTGGAATCGAAGGCGCGCCTAAATCAGTTGGACTAAGTGCCCATTCTCCGTTAGGCAAACAAAAAAAATTCGGAGTTGGTGGATACATTGCTTATGACAAGATTGGTGTTCACAATCAAACAAGTGCCTATGCCAGTTATGCCTATAAATTTATTCTTGGTGAAAGTCGTTTGGTAATTGGTTTACAAGGAGGAATTGATTACTTGCGTTCTGATTTTACACAAGTAACGGGAAATGAGAATATTGATATTACTATTGATAATGCTTTTGCCGATAACCAACGAAATTTATTGCCTAATTTTGGCTTGGGCTTGTATTTTTACAAACCTAATGTATATTATCTTGGTGTTTCGGCTCCTCATTTGTTAAATAACAACCTCCGTTCAGATTCCGGAGTGGAAACATTGGCACATCAGTACCGGCATTATTATGCGATGGGTGGAGTTGTTATTGGGAACGGCGATTTTAAAGTCAGACCTTCTTTTTTAGTAAAATCCGTACCCTCTCAAGCTCCGGTTCAACTTGATGCAAGTTTGTTATTCCTCATTAAAGAAGTTGTCTGGTTTGGCGCATCTTACCGAACTGCTTTTGGCAACAAAGATCCTTTTGCTCAGTCAGAATCAATTGATGCCATCATTGCCTTTCAACTGCCAAAAGGTTTGAAGCTTGGCTATGCCTATGATTACACATTGTCAAAACTAAACAATTACACTTCCGGTTCTCACGAGGTGATGGTGGGTTTAGACATAAAAGGCAGAACTGACCGGTTTATAACACCAAGATATTTTTAG
- a CDS encoding MarR family transcriptional regulator, which produces MKLEREIQQKSFRNEWQKSLVNIIFTNSWISSQIKEHLAPFGITSQQYNVLRILKGQFPKAITTSVIRERMLDKMSDVSRMVDRLLQKELVIRSTCETDRRLVDLVISQKGIDLLAEIEKHNEDIDKIVVNLSEEEARQLNFLLDKIRD; this is translated from the coding sequence ATGAAACTTGAAAGAGAAATACAACAGAAAAGCTTCAGAAATGAATGGCAGAAAAGTTTAGTCAATATTATTTTCACCAATAGCTGGATTTCTTCACAAATAAAAGAACACCTTGCTCCATTTGGAATTACTTCGCAACAATATAATGTATTGCGTATTCTTAAAGGACAGTTTCCTAAAGCTATCACAACTTCTGTTATTCGCGAACGAATGTTGGATAAAATGTCCGATGTATCAAGAATGGTGGACCGTCTGCTCCAAAAAGAATTAGTTATCAGATCAACTTGTGAGACAGACAGAAGATTGGTTGATTTGGTGATCAGTCAGAAAGGCATTGATCTGCTTGCTGAAATAGAAAAGCATAATGAAGATATTGATAAAATTGTAGTCAACCTTAGCGAAGAAGAAGCAAGGCAACTCAATTTTCTTTTAGATAAAATCAGAGATTAA
- a CDS encoding T9SS type A sorting domain-containing protein: MKTILRYLFILLAGMTAFTTQQTKAAHLIGGELTYECLGGDVFQINMVIYRDCYCVSCALFDNPAYITIFNASGGVVQNVSMFSPVIEQLTVSTEGLCLETGPDVCVERGFYQTTVTLPFISGGYQIVHQRCCRNNTIVNIVDPGGTGSTYVANVPDTVLGECNNSSPVFNFYPPIVVCANSPLVVNSSATDADGDQLVYSICEPFLGASALAPQPVSASIPPYANVTWLPPYSGTNQLGGFPTMAIDPNTGIFSAFPTETGQYVVGICVSEYRDGVLISTNLRDFQFNVTECQVVLAQASISSGSSTICPGQSVQLEGSAFGGDMISWSPSTGLSNTEILNPIATPTQTTTYTLTVINPFVGCEDSDQITIFVADDVIADAGDDVEFCPGDAVQLGSSNTVGTFFSWTPTDGLSDPTVSNPVAFPTETVTYILTVTDSTGVCVATDEITLILGSNADPGTMPSDEVVLCAGSSSNISTDGAVLGDNDVLAYVLHTSPSDVLGTVLSVNSEGGIFSANSSPSINTYTTYYVSAVAGPEGSTPGVPDFNNPCTKVAPGTPIVFLAPVAFYINDYCDFFTGDYHILLALTGGYPQYNLDAEYVVIGDFNGTLGFGETVEVILLFGSTTSYAFEVISDGLGCTGSTANEDFYCDKTPVTLLSFYGKAIETGNLLEWSTATETDNDFFTLQRSTGNVNEFYSVATIKGAGNSIVTQNYSYLDQNAPQGLCYYRLIQTDFNGTSTNSEIISINRSYQSPQVFNVQPVPASDLVTISFSATIDGTARLELFDVAGKLVKIEILQIFAASVNQTNFLVDGLPDGVYLLNITTPAERYTTKLVKQ, translated from the coding sequence ATGAAAACAATTTTACGTTACTTGTTTATTCTCTTAGCAGGAATGACTGCATTTACAACTCAACAAACAAAAGCTGCCCACTTAATTGGAGGAGAATTGACTTATGAGTGTTTGGGAGGGGATGTGTTTCAAATCAATATGGTAATCTACCGCGATTGCTATTGTGTGAGTTGTGCACTTTTTGACAATCCTGCATATATCACCATATTTAATGCTTCGGGTGGAGTAGTTCAGAATGTTAGCATGTTTAGTCCGGTTATAGAACAGTTAACTGTTTCAACTGAAGGGCTTTGCTTGGAAACAGGTCCCGACGTTTGTGTGGAACGTGGATTTTACCAAACAACTGTAACTCTGCCTTTCATATCCGGAGGATATCAGATAGTCCACCAAAGATGTTGTCGCAACAACACAATTGTAAATATAGTTGATCCGGGTGGAACAGGTTCTACTTATGTAGCAAATGTACCCGATACTGTTTTGGGAGAATGTAACAACAGTTCACCGGTATTTAATTTCTACCCCCCCATTGTTGTTTGTGCAAATAGTCCGTTGGTGGTTAATAGTTCAGCAACTGATGCAGACGGCGATCAGTTAGTTTATTCAATTTGTGAACCTTTTTTGGGAGCTTCTGCATTAGCGCCTCAACCCGTTTCAGCATCTATCCCACCCTATGCCAATGTTACCTGGTTGCCCCCATATTCCGGAACGAATCAGTTAGGTGGTTTTCCTACTATGGCAATTGACCCAAATACCGGAATTTTTTCAGCCTTTCCTACGGAAACAGGACAATATGTTGTGGGAATTTGTGTCAGCGAATATCGGGATGGAGTACTTATCAGTACCAACCTTCGTGATTTTCAGTTTAATGTTACTGAATGTCAGGTTGTGTTGGCACAAGCAAGCATATCTTCTGGAAGTTCAACAATTTGTCCAGGACAAAGCGTTCAATTGGAAGGAAGTGCCTTTGGAGGGGATATGATTTCATGGTCTCCTTCAACCGGGTTGAGCAACACAGAAATATTAAATCCAATTGCTACACCTACTCAAACTACAACCTATACGCTGACGGTTATCAATCCATTTGTGGGTTGTGAAGACAGCGACCAAATTACTATTTTCGTGGCAGATGATGTAATAGCTGATGCCGGCGATGATGTAGAATTTTGTCCGGGTGATGCAGTTCAATTGGGAAGCAGCAACACAGTCGGCACTTTCTTTTCATGGACACCCACAGATGGGCTAAGCGATCCTACTGTCTCAAATCCTGTGGCATTTCCGACCGAAACTGTTACATATATACTAACTGTTACAGACTCAACAGGAGTTTGTGTGGCAACTGACGAAATAACTTTGATTTTAGGTAGCAATGCAGATCCGGGTACAATGCCTTCCGACGAAGTAGTTTTATGTGCCGGCAGTAGTTCTAATATTTCTACGGATGGAGCTGTTTTAGGAGATAATGATGTGTTGGCTTATGTTCTTCATACATCTCCAAGTGATGTTTTGGGAACGGTTTTATCTGTGAACTCTGAAGGAGGTATTTTTTCTGCAAACAGTAGCCCTTCAATCAATACCTATACTACTTATTATGTTTCAGCGGTTGCCGGACCTGAAGGAAGTACTCCCGGAGTGCCTGATTTTAATAATCCGTGTACGAAAGTAGCTCCCGGAACTCCAATAGTTTTCCTCGCACCTGTTGCTTTCTATATAAATGATTATTGCGACTTTTTTACCGGCGATTACCACATTTTGCTGGCATTGACGGGTGGATATCCTCAATATAATTTGGATGCAGAATATGTAGTGATAGGGGATTTCAATGGAACGTTAGGTTTTGGAGAGACCGTTGAAGTTATCCTGTTGTTCGGATCTACAACAAGTTATGCCTTTGAAGTAATTTCTGACGGACTTGGATGTACCGGCAGTACAGCAAATGAAGATTTTTACTGCGACAAAACTCCGGTTACTTTACTCAGTTTTTATGGTAAGGCTATCGAAACCGGCAACCTTTTGGAATGGTCAACTGCCACCGAAACAGACAATGACTTTTTCACCCTTCAACGTTCGACCGGCAATGTCAACGAATTTTATTCCGTTGCAACTATAAAAGGAGCCGGCAACAGCATTGTAACTCAAAACTACAGTTATCTCGACCAAAATGCCCCTCAAGGTTTGTGTTATTACCGCTTAATACAAACTGATTTTAATGGCACAAGTACTAATTCAGAAATTATTTCCATCAACAGAAGTTATCAAAGCCCGCAAGTATTTAATGTACAACCGGTGCCGGCATCAGATTTGGTAACAATTTCTTTTAGTGCCACAATAGACGGAACTGCCCGTTTAGAGTTATTTGATGTAGCAGGTAAATTGGTTAAAATTGAAATTCTACAAATTTTTGCAGCTTCGGTCAATCAAACGAATTTCTTGGTTGATGGTTTGCCCGATGGTGTATATCTGTTAAATATAACGACTCCTGCCGAACGATACACCACAAAATTAGTGAAACAATAA
- a CDS encoding carbohydrate binding family 9 domain-containing protein — protein sequence MKTFILLLCIFALYISPNSIANSYASNLNPLLTDGNPEDEKKDKNAPKEISAKRLVKTPKIDGVLNDEIWALPTTPKAENFILVEPNPGSVPSQSTEVFVLYDDDAIYLAAHLYDSKPDSILRQLSPRDELGNADWFGIVIDSYQDGLNGFGFVVNASGVQTDIKYTAQGEETSWNAVWQSATDFTDDGWTVEMRIPLSALRFASAEKQTWNVNFVRLVRRSRQKSSWNEIRPEITGFLNQSGKLTGLDNIKAPLRLFLYPYISGNLEHQYKTTGDSKLFKGFNAGMDIKYGINDAFTLDMTLVPDFGQTVSDNQVLNLSPFEVQFNENRQFFTEGTELFGKAGLFYSRRIGGTPKGFSDVVNNLGEGETIVSNPSVVQLLNSTKISGRTSGGLGIGILNSLTAPTHAVVKDAENKEREVLTEPLTNYNIFVFDQNLKNNSYLSIINTNVFRNGSPYEANVTGTEFRFNNKNMKYGINGKAAVSQIYQNGFKNPELGYQYSVSMGKISGNTQFSIWNGIISDTYNQNDLGFLRLNNYFSSGAIFKYNIYKPFGPFLNLYTMANVEYLRLYKPDAFFNFSVGTEVFTTTRKQLSIGIFSYHEPIITYDHFEPRVKGRFYTFPTNHNFGGWFSSNYDKIFALDGNTNIRFFNDEGRHNFNLSLSPIVRLSNKVRIRLDAVSNNSIKDVGFVTFNEGKTDDIIFGRRNVRTLENILSVNYIFTNRMALTLRTRHYHSEAFYKKYYHLDTEGMLTNTDYNGEESDGTSKHHANFNAFNIDWVYTWQFAPGSEMSVVWKNAIYRFTRQTGQGYFNNLEDTLTSDQSNMLSVKILYFIDYLTVKRKLKTQNVSRQEAKNRANSSL from the coding sequence ATGAAAACATTTATTCTCTTGCTATGTATATTCGCCTTATACATTAGCCCAAATTCTATTGCAAATTCTTATGCTTCCAATCTTAACCCACTTTTAACAGATGGAAATCCGGAAGACGAAAAGAAAGACAAGAATGCTCCAAAGGAAATCAGCGCAAAGCGCCTGGTCAAGACACCTAAAATAGATGGCGTGTTAAATGATGAAATCTGGGCTTTACCAACTACCCCGAAAGCCGAGAATTTTATCCTTGTTGAACCCAATCCGGGATCTGTTCCATCACAATCTACCGAAGTCTTTGTTTTATACGACGATGATGCCATTTATCTGGCTGCTCATCTTTACGATAGCAAGCCCGACAGTATTTTAAGGCAACTTTCCCCAAGAGATGAGCTCGGCAATGCCGATTGGTTTGGGATTGTTATAGATTCCTATCAGGATGGACTTAACGGATTTGGATTTGTTGTCAATGCAAGTGGAGTCCAAACTGACATTAAATATACAGCTCAAGGTGAAGAAACTTCCTGGAACGCTGTATGGCAAAGCGCTACTGATTTTACGGATGATGGATGGACCGTAGAAATGCGTATTCCTCTTTCTGCTTTGCGTTTTGCTTCTGCCGAAAAACAAACATGGAATGTCAATTTTGTAAGGTTAGTTAGAAGAAGCAGGCAAAAATCATCCTGGAATGAAATCAGACCGGAAATAACCGGTTTTCTGAATCAATCCGGTAAACTCACCGGTCTGGACAATATCAAAGCGCCCCTACGGTTGTTCCTATATCCCTATATTTCCGGCAATCTCGAACATCAGTATAAAACTACCGGGGACAGTAAACTTTTTAAAGGATTTAATGCCGGAATGGACATTAAATATGGCATCAATGATGCTTTTACCTTAGACATGACACTGGTACCTGACTTTGGGCAAACAGTATCTGATAATCAGGTGCTAAATCTAAGCCCTTTCGAAGTGCAGTTTAACGAAAACCGTCAATTCTTTACTGAAGGAACTGAATTGTTTGGCAAAGCCGGTCTGTTTTATTCAAGAAGAATTGGCGGAACTCCAAAAGGTTTTTCAGATGTTGTCAATAATCTTGGAGAAGGAGAAACTATTGTTTCAAATCCATCGGTAGTACAATTATTGAACTCAACGAAAATTTCGGGAAGAACTTCCGGTGGGTTAGGAATTGGAATTTTAAACTCTTTAACTGCTCCGACACATGCTGTTGTAAAAGACGCAGAAAACAAAGAGCGCGAAGTCTTAACTGAGCCTCTGACCAACTATAATATCTTTGTTTTCGACCAAAACCTCAAAAACAATTCATACCTGAGTATTATCAATACTAATGTTTTCAGGAATGGCAGCCCTTATGAAGCCAATGTAACCGGAACTGAATTCAGGTTTAACAATAAAAACATGAAATATGGCATCAACGGAAAAGCAGCAGTAAGTCAGATCTACCAAAATGGTTTTAAAAATCCGGAATTAGGCTATCAGTACAGCGTCAGTATGGGAAAAATAAGTGGAAATACGCAGTTCTCTATATGGAATGGTATTATTAGTGACACCTATAACCAAAACGATCTGGGTTTTTTAAGGTTGAATAATTATTTTTCATCCGGTGCAATTTTTAAATACAATATCTATAAACCTTTTGGACCTTTCCTTAATCTTTATACAATGGCAAATGTTGAATACCTTCGCCTGTATAAACCAGATGCTTTTTTTAATTTCTCTGTTGGGACGGAAGTTTTTACCACAACCCGTAAACAGCTAAGCATAGGAATTTTTTCATATCATGAGCCCATCATTACTTACGATCATTTTGAACCCAGGGTGAAAGGCAGATTTTATACTTTCCCGACCAATCATAATTTCGGAGGATGGTTTTCGAGCAACTATGATAAAATATTTGCCTTAGATGGAAACACCAATATTCGTTTTTTTAATGACGAAGGCAGGCATAATTTCAACCTGTCATTAAGCCCTATTGTCAGATTGTCAAATAAAGTTAGAATCAGATTAGATGCAGTTAGCAATAATTCCATCAAAGATGTTGGGTTTGTAACATTTAATGAGGGGAAAACTGACGATATTATATTTGGAAGAAGGAATGTCAGAACCTTAGAAAACATCTTATCTGTAAATTACATCTTCACCAACAGGATGGCATTAACCCTTCGAACCAGACATTATCATTCGGAGGCTTTTTATAAAAAGTATTACCATCTTGACACAGAAGGTATGTTGACAAATACAGATTACAACGGCGAAGAATCAGACGGAACTTCTAAGCACCATGCCAATTTTAATGCCTTTAATATTGATTGGGTATATACCTGGCAGTTTGCGCCCGGAAGTGAAATGAGTGTTGTGTGGAAAAACGCAATTTACCGTTTTACCCGTCAAACAGGGCAAGGCTATTTTAATAACCTGGAAGATACTTTGACCAGTGATCAAAGTAATATGTTGTCAGTGAAAATTCTTTATTTTATAGACTATTTAACAGTTAAGCGAAAACTAAAAACCCAAAATGTTTCCAGACAAGAAGCTAAAAACAGAGCAAATTCATCTCTTTAA
- a CDS encoding AMP nucleosidase produces the protein MNSKEEIVKDWLPRYTGTPVEEFGEYIILVNFINYVQMFAEWHNVPVRGLQNTMSTATSENITIINFQMGSANAATILDLLTAIRPKACLFLGKCGGLKKKYEIGDFILPIAAIRGEGTSNDYLKPEIPALPAFALQKAISATIAEKGMYYWTGTVYTTNRRVWEHDKTFKDYLLETRCMAIDMETATIFTVAFSNRIPAGALLLVSDQPMEPDGVKTEIKDKIVTANYAHIHLRIGIDSLKELRDNKASVRHLRF, from the coding sequence ATGAATAGCAAGGAAGAAATAGTAAAAGATTGGCTGCCCCGATATACAGGAACTCCTGTTGAAGAATTTGGTGAGTATATTATTTTGGTTAATTTTATCAATTATGTCCAAATGTTTGCTGAATGGCATAATGTTCCTGTAAGAGGACTGCAAAATACAATGTCCACTGCTACCTCTGAAAATATTACCATCATTAACTTTCAAATGGGAAGTGCTAATGCAGCAACAATACTCGACTTGCTCACAGCCATTCGACCAAAGGCTTGTTTGTTTTTGGGAAAATGTGGTGGGCTTAAAAAAAAATATGAAATTGGAGACTTTATTTTACCTATAGCAGCCATTCGAGGGGAGGGAACGTCAAATGATTATCTTAAACCGGAAATTCCGGCATTGCCTGCCTTTGCGCTCCAAAAAGCTATTTCTGCTACCATTGCCGAAAAAGGTATGTATTATTGGACAGGTACAGTTTATACAACTAACCGAAGAGTTTGGGAACACGACAAAACATTTAAAGACTATTTACTCGAAACCAGATGCATGGCCATAGATATGGAAACTGCTACTATATTTACCGTAGCTTTTTCGAACAGAATTCCTGCGGGTGCTTTACTGTTAGTGTCAGATCAACCTATGGAACCTGATGGTGTTAAAACTGAAATAAAAGACAAAATTGTAACGGCAAATTATGCTCATATTCATCTCAGAATTGGCATCGACTCGCTCAAAGAACTGCGCGACAACAAAGCTTCGGTTAGACACTTGCGTTTTTAA
- the blaOXA gene encoding class D beta-lactamase: MREKKLVTKHLLKTCLILLVLILSGCEEKQVKKERNDFKKYYDQFQVDGSFILFDENNNFTIFYNKEQLKQQFSPASTFKILNSLIGLETGVIKDEEFIIPWDSIVRNPVWDKDHDLKSAFSNSVVWYYQELARRVGEEKMIFWINKANYGNKDISGSIDSFWLTGGLLISPEQQLEFLRRLHANSLPFSKRSTDIVKKIMVVKDTLDYKISAKTGWGGHGSKDIGWYIGYVEVKSKVYFFVNCVQSESDKLNDVENAKRFDQARKEIVYLILNDLDIIKD; encoded by the coding sequence ATGAGAGAAAAAAAGTTGGTGACAAAACACTTGTTGAAAACCTGCCTGATTTTATTGGTTTTGATTTTGTCAGGATGTGAAGAAAAACAGGTTAAAAAAGAACGAAATGACTTTAAAAAGTATTACGACCAATTTCAGGTTGATGGTTCTTTCATTCTATTTGATGAAAACAACAACTTTACCATATTTTACAACAAGGAGCAATTAAAACAACAGTTTTCGCCGGCTTCAACTTTCAAAATATTAAATTCTCTGATTGGTCTTGAAACCGGGGTAATAAAAGACGAGGAATTTATAATTCCCTGGGATAGCATTGTCAGGAATCCGGTATGGGACAAAGACCATGATTTAAAATCTGCTTTTTCAAATTCTGTAGTTTGGTATTATCAGGAGTTAGCAAGACGAGTTGGTGAAGAAAAAATGATATTTTGGATAAACAAAGCAAACTATGGTAACAAAGACATCTCAGGAAGCATTGATAGTTTTTGGCTAACAGGAGGGTTACTTATCTCGCCCGAACAACAACTCGAATTTTTAAGAAGACTTCATGCCAACTCTCTTCCTTTTTCAAAGCGTTCGACGGATATTGTCAAAAAGATAATGGTTGTAAAAGACACTTTGGATTACAAGATAAGTGCTAAAACGGGCTGGGGTGGACATGGAAGTAAAGACATTGGCTGGTATATAGGTTATGTTGAGGTGAAAAGCAAGGTTTATTTTTTTGTAAATTGTGTTCAATCTGAAAGCGATAAACTAAATGATGTTGAGAATGCCAAAAGATTTGATCAAGCAAGAAAGGAAATTGTGTATCTGATACTCAATGACTTAGATATAATAAAAGATTGA